A genomic segment from Necator americanus strain Aroian chromosome III, whole genome shotgun sequence encodes:
- a CDS encoding hypothetical protein (NECATOR_CHRIII.G11828.T1), with amino-acid sequence MWIQYIYPHCSKTCDPSQYGDQTDLNWRFMSTGRQYVYCIVEKQTGYSPFSLQNKLLVFDLWSGTRRYYKSSTSPDLVEFYETGENCGIAVMDDGSDISFHPVTIDHEHGRVDIGQSQLSLSKSPSATGIHRSSFGFSTRSATGVTMVIPFDGGISVIEMDKKCNVRKTDIECESGPWSRSEPWQEGRTIYCFHSVADEFEEDEFSGLIVSANLDTAQISWISPAEDHPSSFFDDPNHPVCLVRTVHRNGRLWVTTEKAVENSVKIYVRDNNRWYELQCHIADTMFLVDVREDGNALVLNVEKHPEGHFQEDYVSFAVMNRCGVPSLRSIARKVALRCFTDLRQNKHLCKIIGLDHS; translated from the exons ATGTGGATACAGTACATCTATCCGCATTGCTCAAAAACTTGCGATCCATCTCAATATGGAG ATCAGACCGACCTCAACTGGAGATTCATGTCGACTGGCAGACAATATGTGTACTGTATTGTGGAGAAACAAACTGGTTACTCACCATTTAGCCTTCAAAATAAGTTACTTGTATTTGATCTTTGGAGTGGAACTCGACG TTACTACAAAAGTTCCACCTCTCCGGATCTTGTTGAATTCTACGAGACAGGTGAAAACTGTGGAATAGCAGTGATGGACGATGGAAGCGATATTTCT TTCCATCCCGTGACAATTGACCACGAACACGGCCGTGTGGACATAGGACAATCACAATTATCCTTAAGCAAATCTCCTAGTGCCACAGGAATTCATCGAAGCAGCTTTGGGTTCAGCACAAG AAGTGCTACTGGAGTAACTATGGTAATTCCTTTTGATGGTGGAATTAGCGTGATTGAAATGGATAAAAAGTGTAACGTCAGGAAGACAG ATATCGAGTGCGAAAGTGGTCCTTGGTCTCGAAGTGAGCCGTGGCAGGAAGGTAGAACGATCTACTGTTTCCATTCAGTAGCTGACGAATTCGAAGAAGACGAGTTCTCTGGACTTATCGTTTCTGCTAACCTGGACACAGCACAG ATCTCTTGGATTTCGCCAGCAGAAGACCATCCCAGCTCGTTCTTTGACGATCCCAACCACCCTGTTTGTCTTGTCCGTACCGTTCATCGAAATGGCCGGTTGTGGGTGACAACCGAGAAAGCTGTTGAAAATTCTGTCAAAATCTATGTGCGGGATAATAACCG ATGGTACGAATTGCAATGTCACATTGCCGACACGATGTTTCTGGTCGATGTTCGAGAAGATGGAAATGCGTTGGTGCTAAATGTGGAGAAACATCCTGAAGGTCATTTCCAGGAGGACTATGTTTCATTCGCTGTCATGAATAGATG TGGAGTCCCATCGTTACGTTCAATCGCAAGGAAGGTTGCTCTTAGATGTTTCACAGATCTTCgacaaaacaaacatttgtGCAAGATAATTGGTCTCGACCATTCCTAA